Proteins co-encoded in one Arachis hypogaea cultivar Tifrunner chromosome 11, arahy.Tifrunner.gnm2.J5K5, whole genome shotgun sequence genomic window:
- the LOC112720883 gene encoding uncharacterized protein, with amino-acid sequence MDGDSTSSGNSVSSFSPIDVQTLANLVNHINILQSHNRTAMNPSLDPTSPYFLHPGESPEIAQSVLWIDSAMELWKELQHRYQRGDIFRIAELEEELFTVKQGDLSITGYYTKLKRIWEELDNYRPIPQCSHCRGRCNCEYSVVKGYKEDSCVVRLLRGLNEQFSTARSQLMMTKPLPGIDEAFSLLLQQERQLNAVRW; translated from the exons ATGGATGGCGACTCAACATCCTCAGGCAACTCAGTATCGTCATTTTCGCCAATTGACGTTCAAACGCTCGCGAATCTGGTGAATCATATCAATATATTGCAAAGTCATAACAGAACAGCGATGAATCCATCTCTGGATCCTACAAGTCCGTATTTCCTTCATCCTGGAGAAAGTCCAG AAATTGCTCAAAGTGTGCTATGGATCGATTCAGCCATGGAACTTTGGAAGGAGCTACAACACAGGTATCAACGAGGTGATATCTTTAGAATTGCTGAGCTAGAAGAAGAGTTATTCACTGTGAAGCAAGGTGATCTCTCGATCACGGGATACTACACGAAATTGAAAAGAATTTGGGAAGAATTGGATAACTATCGCCCAATCCCTCAGTGCTCTCACTGTAGAGGAAGATGCAATTGTGAATACAGCGTGGTTAAAGGATACAAAGAGGATTCTTGTGTCGTGAGGCTCCTAAGGGGGCTGAATGAACAATTCTCCACTGCGAGATCGCAGCTCATGATGACAAAGCCACTGCCAGGTATAGATGAAGCGTTTTCTTTGTTGCTGCAACAAGAAAGGCAACTGAACGCGGTGAGATGGTAG
- the LOC140175999 gene encoding uncharacterized protein — MAEYAGDQEEASTTWELHVDGSSNKIGSGVGIILVNQEGTQIEVSLKFEFPVSNNQAEYEALIAGLKLAEEVGATKVVVFIDSQVVTSQISGEYKGKDPNMKRYLNKTLDYLRRFSETEVKHITQDLNSRADALSKLASTKPGGNNRSLIQETLQEPSITKTEVKQDVLEVSGLDIGWITPLIEYIKFDILPKEEKETKKIRREAQNYTLVKNILYRRGMSTPSLKCVPTSKTAEVLEEVHNGICGNHLEARSLVKKVIRTGFY, encoded by the coding sequence ATGGCAGAATACGCAGGAGATCAAGAAGAAGCCTCCACGACTTGGGAGTTGCACGTGGATGGCTCTTCCAATAAAATCGGAAGCGGAGTAGGCATAATACTTGTCAACCAAGAGGGAACTCAAATAGAAGTCTCCCTGAAATTTGAATTCCCGGTCtccaacaatcaggcagaatatgaagccttgattgctggGTTAAAAttagcagaagaagtcggtgcaactAAAGTAGTGGTCTTCATCGACTCTCAAGTGGTGACTTCTCAAATCAGTGGAGAATACAAAGGCAAAGACccaaatatgaaaaggtacttaaACAAAACTCTAGATTATCTAAGGCGATTCtcagaaaccgaggtcaaacacataactcagGACCTTAACAGCAGAGCGGACGCCCTCTctaagttagcaagtaccaagccgggAGGAAATAATAGAAGTCTGATTCAAGAAACTCTTCAAGAACCCTCTATCACGAAAACAGAGGTTAAACAAGATGTCCTAGAGGTATCCGGCTTAGACATCGGGTGGATAACCCCTTTAATCGAATacataaaattcgacatcctaccCAAGGAGGAAAAGGAAACCAAGAAGATACGAAGGGAGGCACAAAATTACACCTTGGTAAAAAATATCCTTTATAGAAGAGGAATGTCCACACCATCGTTgaagtgcgtcccgacctcaaagACAGCAGAAGTACTGGAAGAGGTGCACAATGGTATCTGTGGAAACCATCTCGAAGCAAGGTCACTAGTCAAGAAAGTTATCCGAACCGGATTCTACTGA